The following DNA comes from Salmo trutta chromosome 15, fSalTru1.1, whole genome shotgun sequence.
GCAAATCTCCTGTAAGGAGATGTCCTTGAACAGTGCCCTAGAGGTAGCCATAGCTCTGGTGGAGTGACCCCTCAGGCCCTCCAGAGGCTGTAACCCCTTGCTATTATAGGCCAATATAATAGGTTCCAGAAAGGGGCCTGCCCTTGCATGGAGGTGCCTAGGACACATAAATGTAGGTCGCTCTTGCGCAAATCTCTCGTCCTATCCAAGTATATGCACAAAGCGTACTGGACACAAACGGTGTAGCCCCTCCTCTTCAATAGAAGGGAAAGGCGGCGGGTAGAAAGCCACAAGGCAAGACAATTCTAATTGCCGCTAACCTTAGGCATAAAGGTGGGGTTGGGCAACAAGGTATCCTTGGAAATGCCCCAGGCAAACTGTAGGCCCGAATGGTGAACTGACAGTGCATGTAGCTCATTCACTCGATTTATGGATGTAATGGTGACCAGTAAAGCGGCCTTAAAGGAGAGATAGTTCATCTCCAAACTTTCCAGCAGCTCAAAAGGCTGCTGTGAAATAGCCTCACGCACAATAGACAAATCCCATAACGGGAATTAAGGCTTAAGAACTGGACATAAGCGACGTGCCCCCTTCATGAAACATACATACAAGCCGAGATAGCAGCTAGATAGCCTTCCCTCTGTTCAAAAAGTCCTGCAGGAAGCATAAAACCTTGAATACAAAGCATTGGTAAGGAATGATCTGTTTTTGGTCACATCGCTTCTCAAAAACGCACCACTTATTTCCATACAGTGATCCTGTAGAAGGGGCcctatgtcacggttgtcgtaaggagaagcggaccgaAGTGCAGCgggtgtgtcgttccacattttctttacactgtgaaactatgcgatacataaacataaactaaagaacaaaacaaaccgtgatgcagagtagaaacatacactactcaaaaaacaatctcccactaACCCAGGTGGAAagaaaaccctacttaagtatgatctccaattagagacaacgaggaccagctgcctctaattggagatcatcccaaacaaaaccccaacatagaaatacaaaactagaacctgtcaacatagaaataaaaacatagagagaaaaaactgtcacgccctgacctactctaccatagaaaataacatctttctatggtcaggacgtgacaccctagCACTCTGTATAGTATCAATGACTCCGAGATGCAGGCCTGTTGCATCCAGATTGAACCTCTCACGGGCCAGGCCCAGAGGGAATATCTCTAAGTTCACTTGGGTCAGCAGATCACTGGGTAGCAGCACGTTGCCAAGGCTTGTTGTATAGTCTTGAACGTGACAGAGCGCCCCCTGTTTACAGGGAGAGGCACTGTCGGAATGACGCAATGTGGTCTTCTGAGAGTGTTGCCTTATAAGAGAGCGAATCTAGCCTTATGCCTAGGTATTCTATTGGCACCAAACAGTTATTTTTCTGATTGATCTTGAACCCTAGCTCAGAGAGGTGGGTTACAAGGGAAGTTGTGTCTGGTACCACTTATTCTCGGGATGGGGAGCAAAGTGTCTAAGTgtcaaacaaatgtatttttaatcaaTCACATtcattttataaagccctttcaatatatattttttgtgatatcaaattggtagttacagtcttgtcccatcgctgcaacttccgtaCAGGACTCGGGAGATGTGAAGATTGAGAGccacgcgtcctccgaaacacgaccccgccaagctgcactgctttttgacacactgctcgcttaacccggaagccagccgcaccaatgtgtcagaggaaacaccacacagctggcgaccaaagtcagcgtgtatgcgcccggcccgccacaggagtctctagtacgcgatgggacaaggatatccctgccggccaaaccctcctctaacccagacgacactgggccaattgtgcactgcctcatgggtctcctggttgcggccaactgtgacacagcctgggatcgagcccaggtctgtagtgacacctttaccactgcgatgcagtgccttagaccgctgcgccactcgggaggccttaaAAAGTCATTTTTACCAAAGAATTATGGTACCATGCACCTCTGATCCACAGTTGTGATTGGAAAGTTGTGATTGGAAAGGACTTTGTAATTGTGCTAATGGTTGACATCTCTCAGCTGCGACATATACCTTAAAACGAAAAGGGCAGGAAGAAAGCAATGTTTATCAACGACCTCCAGTTCTCCGTGTGAGGGCCTATCGTTAAGTTACttgacccaacacacacacttggcCAGGAGCCTTTGAAGCCTTAAAAGGTCAGGCCAATCACCTTTCACTGTGTCCACCAAAGCAACCAACAATCCTGTGTATGCAGGGCTTTCCCCAACTCCAAAACATTCACCCCACACGGTTTAAACTACTGGGGGCCATAATTATATGCTCAGCTGGTCATACTCAGATAATAGTAGCTTATTGTGCCATGTTGACCTATGAAAAAAGCTAGCAGCTAGCCATTTTAGACCACAAGTCTAAACCTCAGGTATAAGCAAAAGTTAGTGAGTATGGCCCCATGTTGTTTTCTCTGATGAGGTGAATTAAGCACTTTTACAATTTGCTCTTTTCAATCTGTTCAGTTGACATCTGATGCAGATAATCTACATTCTTCAGAACATCGTCATCTGTATCTGTACCTGATTTGGCGCATGACCAACTCCAGCTTTACACAAAACACAATCTGAAACTTCCATCCAACCAGTTTGGACAAGGCCTGTCTAGATactaaaataacaaacaaacaaaattatTACCATAGAGAAGTCGAGTCGAtggccccagcccagcccagtcagcccagtccagcccagcccagtcagcccagcccagcccagcccagtcagcccagcccagcccagcccagtcagcccagtccagcccagtCAGCCCAGTCTTCCCTAATTTTCCTTTGCTTTGATGTCCAGGCCGTGCTGTGTTCCTGTCCTCAGGTGCTGCCCAAGCCTGATTTATGGGGATAGGGTTCCACAGGAGCCCCCCTAAATTACATGTCTCTTAAACATAGAGCAGAtagagagaaggagcgagagggGGGGATTGCCACTTTGGAGAGCTAATTGTATGGACAATTCGAACCCAAAGTAGATAAGAGaattcctccttcctccttccctccctccttctcccacaTTGGTAAGACGAGGGGAAACTAGCACAACGCAGATTAGGCTGCTATCTGATAAACACACAATTTGTCATGGACGTCCAGTGACTGATATTCATGGGACTCTCCAATTAAGATAAATATCAGAAAAATTCGCACCAGAATAAATAGCACCAGTCTAAGCAACGTGACTAGTAGGCTGCAAAATAATAGGTATTTGAGAAGAAATAAATGAATTGTGGATTTACATTGAAGCAAGCTTCATACATTGGAGCACTCTCTCAGAGCCGAAGTGATCCATCAATGGCCTAGATACGGTATGATCCAAAAATAATGAATAGGCAGAAGTCAAGAAAAAGTAAATTGTCATGCCAAAAAGGCTGTGGAAGTGTTGAAACACTTAGAGATCCTGTAAGGGGTGAGAGGGAGTgtctgtggaggaggaggaggtgacagCCCATTTGCCTTGAGGGTGCCCATAaaccaggtagagagagagcgcacCATTCCTCATAGGTGACTGTACCATGTGACTGGAGGAGAAGGGCTGGCTTTAAAATTCAGGCAGGGCCATCCCGCGGAGGCAGAGGTAATCACAGGGCGCCAGAAGAATCAGAGAGGAGTCGGAGACCAGGGCTGTCGGGACACAACACCCAACAACGTCCCAATTGACAGCCCAGTGAAAGACACCGCGGGACACAGCACCCAACACCAACCCAGCCGGCAGCTCCGTGAAAGACGGCGCGGGTCACAGCACCCAAAACCAACCCGACCGGTAGCCCCGCGGAACAAGCCACGGATCTACAGCAGAGGAGGTCCTGGCATAGCGACGGCAGCTATAGGAACACCCCAGGTACAAGGCATCTAATCTACCTCATAGCCTCCTCTACACAagaagaaatacacaaagctacaGACAGCagctacagagaaacaacaaGTAGACAGCGGCTAGAGAGCAACTACAACAACAGCCGGTGATGATGAGCTGCAGCAGTCTGGCAAGGTCAGAGGAATTCTCAGAGGAGGAGCTGGAGCTGAGCATGCTGGGTCAGGGGGAGGATGATGAGGCGAGCGACGGCAGCCCCAAGGGCCCCTTGCAGGGCAGCGAGGTCTCGGCCAGCAGCCCCCCCAGCGATGACACTGAGGGGGACCAGTCCAAGAAGCGTAGCCGCCCGGTCCGCTCCAAGGCCCGCCGTGTGGCCGCCAACGTACGTGAACGCAAAcgcatcctggactacaaccaggCCTTCAACGCTCTGCGTGTGGCACTCAACCACGACCTCAGCGGCAAGCGGCTCTCCAAGATTTCCACTCTGCAGAGGGCCATCAACCGCATCTCAGCCCTGTCTGTCTTCCTCAGCTCCAACCCCCCCAGTAAGCCTTGCTCCCACCGGGAGTGCCAATGGCCAGCTGGGAGGACATTGGCGGTGGGAACGGTGGGGACGTCACGGCTGGACCCGCCCAGGGTGACAGTTGCTCATCGCCTGGAGTCCCAGAACTACGTCTCCTGTAACCACGCATCACTCCCCCATCAGATCCAGCCCCAACAGGGAACCCACCCTCACCCTCACAGGCTGCCAACAGAGACACACCTCTACATTGACAGCTTGGGCTCCTCATGCCCCCCCTCGCCACACTACCCCTGCTATCCTGCCAAGGGCCAGTTGTACCCCTCACGCGGACACTGTGGGACAGGGAACCCCTTGGAGCAGCCGCCAAGCCCTATTAGGTACACCCAGGTGGGCGAAGGGCTGGGGTACCAGACAAGGGGGTGGGCCTCCTGCGCCCAGGGCTACATTGACGCGTTTATGGAGTCGTCTCCAGCCCTGGGCCTCCCGTGGCAGGTGAGCCACATCCAGGAGACAGCAGGCCCCCAGCACAGCCTGCCCCTGCTCTGACACTAGGACCAGAGAAGTTATAGCCTAGGTATCCACCACTGTGGCCCCTGGAGTCTAGAGAATAGACCAGCCAACTGCCCTAATGATCTAATGGAAAATATGAAAAAGTGAGCTTCGTGTGCTCTCACTGTTGCAATGGATTCAGTATTACAGTGCAACTCTCTAAAGACACTGAATTAGTTACATTACAACTTGACaaagtgaaatgcctttctaaacccaacaatgcagtaaccaataacaatgtaatactaaaaataacataaggtagaacaaaagcacaagagaaataaaaataagaacaacatgagaaagtaagtaagcatactatatacagggtctgtcagttccagtaccatatttacaatgtgcagggatactggatgtGTTATCTAACAATGTATAAATGATTGTCATATCTTCAATAGAATGCCAATGTACATTTCTGGATGTTTTAAACATGACCATTCAAGCCAATGAATGTTATTCTTATAGATGTAACATTTTCAATTGCTCAAAACACACACCTCACTTGTACAAAGTGTTGAAAGTCTGAATGTATAGCAGCAATCCTCTTTACAAACCCAACGAACAAACTTACTTTAGTTTTTTGTATTGCATTATTGTATTAATGTATGTGAATGCAACAGTTTTATATTCTCATTTTTAAAAacctaataaaaaaaatgtaaaaaaaatatatgactCACGAGTTTGTGCAGTTTACATGAaagcttgcgtgtgtgtgtgtgtgtgtgtgtgtgcgtgtgcattttTGCCTTGAGGTCTGTACTATTTAGCCTCTATCTTCCCAGGGTCTCAGTTGACAAGGGTCCCTATCCTAGCTGAGGAATGGGTTTGCTTGCCCATTCTTGTCATAATTCTAAGAAAAGAGAAGCCAAGGTTCTTTTTACACGCAAAAATAAAAGGCAATAATGGACCAATAGCCAGTGGTGCAACATCACCTcttctgttcccagtgtggaatcATTGAGGAATGTTGGGACTAAAGAATGTGTTTGTTGAATTTTttggtgtgtgcatgtgcgtatgtactgtatgtgttcatGTGCGTATGTCTATGAGTATGCCTACGTTCTGCCTACACTTCCAAATAAACTTAATCAAATGCAACAACTATGCAATATTTCAGTGGTCCACATTACTTACTTTTttaatttaacttggcaagtcagttatgaacaaatgcttatttacaatgacggcctaggaacagtgggttaactgccttgttcagggacagaacgacagctttttccttgtcaactcagggattcgatatagcaacatttcagttactggcccaacgctctaaccactaggctacctgccgcccagtaTTATTAACCCTCCCTATCCTACCATCCAACCTGCACCTGCACAACAAGAGCTTCCCACTCCCCTCTCCTGCTACAGTATGTCATGGAAACAGTTTTAATATTAGACTATAGGACTGAGGCCACGGACAGATTTATGAAGGCTCAGGAAGGAAGCCCATGCCCCGTCATCAGAGCGGTGAAATCCCCTGGCTGAGGGGCTGCTCTGGCCCGCGGGTGtgatagtgagtgtgtgtgtgtccgtgtgtgaaGGGGTGTGTTAGAACACTGTTTGAACATCATGGAGGTCTGCCAGGATGGGCCTTGGTTTGCCACTGAAAGGAACTGGCCTGAGGACAGCTACTGTACAATAGACTTAGTGGAGagcctgtaagtgtgtgtgtgtgtgtgtgtgtgtgtgtgtgtgtgtgtgtgtgtgtgtctgttaaagGGTGGAGAGTGGATAGAGGTGCTCCTTCATTCACAGACGTGAATCACTGTAAAACTTTGACTCACCAGTTGAATCTCACCATAGACACATTCGAGTGATAGATGCGGTGACGGCATGTCTTCCCGCTTACTGTGGCAAAAAGCCAAGCCAACCCTGGCTACCTGTTTACATGCTGTTCTATGTAAGTCCCTGTATATAATTGGGTGAAAGTGTCTCCACTGTACTACTAGTCAATCCCAACCTAATATCATGTAAGGGTATTATGGTGCAGTTCATGGTGGACAGTAGATCAACTTTCACCCAAGTATATACTGTACCACTTTGTGATCCTCATGAAATTAGATTAATAAGACAGTATAAAATATATCAAGTGTTTCATATCATTATCCATTGTCTAAGATGATATGCAGAACACTGAGTacaacaaacattaggaacaccttcctaatattgagttgcaccccccctctttttggggtggcaggtagcctagtggttagagcgttgggccagtaactgaaaggttgctggatggaatcccggagctgcccctgaacaaggcagttcccaCTGTtctctggtaggccgtcattgtaaataagaatttgttcttaactcacttgcctagttaaataaaggttacatttaaaaaaacaaaaaaacagaacagcCTCAATCATTGGGGCATGGTGTTGAAAGtgttcaacagggatgctggcccatgttgacgccactgcttcccacagttgtgtcaagttggctggatgtcctttggatggtggaccattcttgatatacacgggaaactgttgagcgtgaaaaacataGCAGCAAAGCAGTTCttcactcaaactggtgcgcctgacatctaccaccataccctgttcaaaggcacttaaatattttatcttgcccattcactatcttgaatggaacacatacagtacacaatccatttctcaattgtctcaaggcgtaacaatccttctttaacctgtctcctctcctgcatctacagtgagggaaaaaagtatttgatcccctgctgattttgtatgttttcccactgacaaagaaatgatcagtctataattttaatggtaggtttatttgaatagtgagagacagaataacaacaaaaaatccagaaaaatgcatgtcaaaaatgttataaattgatttgcattttaatgaggaaaataagtatttgaccccctctcaatcagaaagatttctggctcccaggtgtcttttatacaggtaacgagctgagattaggagcacactcttaaagggagtgctcctaatctcagtttgttaactgtataaaagacacctgtccacagaagcaatcaatcaatcagattccaactctccaaggatgtcagggacaagattgtagacctacacaaggctggaatgggctacaagaccatcgccaagcagcttggtgagaaggtgacaacagttggtgcgattattcgcaaatggaagaaacacaaaagaactgtcaatctccctcggcctgaggctccatgcaagatctcacctcgtggagttgcaatgatcatgagaacggtgaggaatcagcccagaactacacgggaggatcttgtcaatgatctcaaggcagctgggaacatagtcaccaagaaaacaactggtaacacactacgccgtgaagaactgaaatcctgcagcgctcgcaaggtccccctgctcaagaaagcacatatacatgcccgtctgaagtttgccaatcaacatctgaatgattcagaggacaactgggtgaaagtgttgtggtcagatgagaccaaaatggagctctttgacatcaactcaactcgccgtgtttggaggagaaggaatgctgcctatgaccccaagaacaccatccccaccgtcaaacatggaggtggaaacattatgctttgggggtgtttttctgctaaggggacaggaaaacttcaccgcatcaaagggacgatggacggggccatgtgccgtcaaatcttgggtgagaacctccttccctcagccagggcattgaaaatgggtcatggatgggtattccagcatgacaatgacccaaaacacacggccaaggcaacaaaggagtggctcaagaagaaggacattaaggtcctggagtggcctagccagtctccagaccttaatcccatagaaaatctgtggagggagctgaaggttcgagttgccaaacgtcagcctcgaaaccttaatgacttggagaagatctgcaaagagtgggacaaaatccctcctgagatgtgtgcaaacctggtggccaactacaagaaacatcttaCCTCTgagattgccaacaagggttttgccaccaagtactaagtcatgttttgcagaggggtcaaatacttatttccctcattaaaatgcagatcattttataacatttttgacatgcgtttttctggatttttttgttgttattctgtctctcacttttcaaataaacctaccattaaaatgatagactgatcatttctttgtcagtgggcaaacgtacaaaatcagcaggggatcaaatactttttccctcactgtacactgattgaagtggggtTAACAAAttacatcagtaagggatcatagctttcacctggattcacctgatcagtatATGtcctggaaagagcaggtgttcttaatgttttgtatactctctgtatatctctgtaTTATGCATGAAAATTCTTGTGAAAAGATGTACAAAAAAATATTTGCTgtttttttacagtattttatgcaAACAATTAAACTCACTATATATAATTcattttgctcagaaaaccaaaTAAAATCACCAACCGGCCAGATTTGGGCCACCAGCTGGGGAACCCTGCCCTAAGGTAATAGGCAAACTGATTGAGGAGTCAGCTGTATAGGTTGTTTGTGCTGGCATGGTCACTAGAGGGCAGCCTCCATTCAGTTTGTGTTCAACAGAGATTTGTTGAGTTAAGGCATTTGGTTCCATCTTCTTTTCAATCTAAATCTCCACAAATGGAAGCTGAAGTTTCAAGGTATTGTAGTGAATTTGTGGGGTAGTCCGATTGGGACTCGAAACCTAGGTCGCTGCGACTTTCAGTCCAACAACTTAGCCATTACAGCAAGAGATCTAAACCTCTTGAAAAGGCCACTAGGTCACTGCAAGTCTAGAATTTTCGCAGACTTCATGCAGGGAGAGCATAATTTCCAGGCCAGGCTTCTATGTTGTGACTCACCAGAGAGTTTACCTCTGTACCTGAACACGTCAACCCATCAGCGATGATTCTCTGTCAGACAACTCCTCCTCCATGACGTCCACCGCTACCGTCCAGACAGAATAGAAAACAAGGTAAACGTGTTAGAGAAACAATACCAGTGTGTACCCTGAGCAGTGTGTAAGTCACAGAAATTAGTCACCTGCCCCGGCTGCATTTTCACCAAGGAGACAGCAGGAATGACCTTAAGCCCTAAACTCACCCCCACTACTAGGGCACTTcagttcagacacacacacacacacacacacacacacacacacacacacacacacacacacacacacacacacacacacacacacacacacacacacacacacacaggccttcaTATTTACAGTAGTGCAGACACCCATGTCACTACGACATTACCAAATGCAGGGTAAGGTAGCTTCAGGGCATCTGACATCCTGAACTTGTTCCCATAACATGTATAAACAACTGATAGCAGCTTACGTTCCCAGGCACAATCACATAAATAAGGCAGTAAatcaaataaaactgtaaattAAATTACA
Coding sequences within:
- the LOC115148281 gene encoding class A basic helix-loop-helix protein 9-like, coding for MMSCSSLARSEEFSEEELELSMLGQGEDDEASDGSPKGPLQGSEVSASSPPSDDTEGDQSKKRSRPVRSKARRVAANVRERKRILDYNQAFNALRVALNHDLSGKRLSKISTLQRAINRISALSVFLSSNPPSKPCSHRECQWPAGRTLAVGTSQNYVSCNHASLPHQIQPQQGTHPHPHRLPTETHLYIDSLGSSCPPSPHYPCYPAKGQLYPSRGHCGTGNPLEQPPSPIRYTQVGEGLGYQTRGWASCAQGYIDAFMESSPALGLPWQVSHIQETAGPQHSLPLL